The stretch of DNA ATTATATTTTGCTCTAAGAGACGTATAACGCGCCTAAATGCATTTTTCCTACGGTGAagtgaaattttcttttttcgatcGGAGAGTAGAGACGTTTGCTTTGGACTTTTGTGATACGACTTCAGCACCTTCAAAGTGATATTAAATGTAATCCTTGCTTATTCTTGTATTCTGTAAATGTATTATAACCAGTCTATTCATTTATGaatgttgtatcctattcttAAGTACAGTAGACAAGTGTAGCCAATCAATGTCATCGTCTGTTTGGTTCTCCAGAATGAGTATGCATCGGCAATAGGCAGACGAATGTTCTTCATTCCGCTGTAATTCTTGGTTGAGCATTAACAAATAGTAAATGTATTACACGAGAgagaaaacgatagaggatgagagaaaagagaaaaaaagatgTGAATGCAATATCCGAATGCTCTTCCATAAACCTTTTTATACACGACTTTTATATTGTGAACAAAGAGAAGAGGAACTTCTACCAAGTTTGTGCTCTTACATCTGTGTACTTGTATCCTGTATAAGTAGTATTGTACgtgatatataatatttatgatGGTACGTACATAAACGCGTATCGTCGGCGACCAAGAAAGAAAACTTCTGGTATTATATACATTCGTTGAGTTCAGATACGTTATTGACAATGTAGACTCTATTCTGAATTTTATGTACAACAAAACTGTAATCTAATCGCTGTAAGAACATCGAGATTTCTCGATAATCTATTTTGAAGACCCGAGATAAAATTCATAAGTATCAGACTAAAATgaacgaaaaatatatatatatataaatatatatgtagcGACGTCTAATTTACACGTTCCTTTTTTCTCGATGTAGAGACTCGTATTTAAAGAAAAGTCAATGAAAATTGTACAGGGTAAGTCGTGAGAGACGtaacaaaaacatttttgatTTTTGGAAGTACATAATTgatgaaaaaagttatgttcaTCTGTCAGAGGCGTTAGatattttttcatttcgaaaacTCTTGCGATTCACTCTGTGTACTTTGTTATTACGAATGTCGGGGGTGTAAATTATCTGTGAAATACTACAAACGTGTTGAAGGAAAAactgaaatatttattaatgtaCAACTTTTACAAGAAACAAACAATCAATTTCATGTATTCCCccgtttcgttttttttttgtcacgtGTGCAGGATTTTCAGAAAAAGAGGGGTTAATGAAAAGTGTACAAGGTTATTCGTGAGAGACGAAACAAGCGTGGATCTCGGaacacatttttaattttcgaaAGTATAATTGGTCTTTAGAcgaaaaaaagttatgttcaTCTTACAGAGgtgttattttatttcgaaaactCTTGCGATTCACTCTGTGCACTTTGTTATCACGAATGTCGGGGGTGTAAATTATCTATGAAATACTGCAGACGTGTTGAAAGAAGGAATTGGCCATGTAACTTTTTGTGATGTAAAACTTTTATAAGAAATAAACAGCCATTTCATGTACTCTGCCGTTCGTTTTTCTTTGTCACTTTAATTATTAATCAGAAAATCTTGTTAATCAGGAATAAAGAGTCAGGATAGATTGCTGTACAAAACTTGAAATACATTGCTCCATAAATATATTTCTGCACATCTTCTCTTCAATAAACTAATGCCAAATTATTACGTATATATAAAAAGcagatatttatatatatatatatatatgtatattgtataATACATTTGAGTTTCACTTAAAAACTATTTTACATGGGAAGTatcttatatacagggtgtcccaaaaatgttgtatccTCATGAAAGGCGtgatttctgaggtcatttgaagtaactcttTTCTTTGccaaaatgttctccacggcttttttaagttgttgttaacgaaaaacacggaccaataagGGCGCGGCATCAGCGGACGAATTTCAGCTCGGCCAAtgtcaacgccacgctcagcgtagccgcgctctgattggtctgatttcacaaaggaaaatattacttcaaatgacctcaggaatgaCCCCACCCTTTTCAAGGGAACAATATTTTTGGAACAATCTGCATATAGAATAACTGCAAGTAACTGGatgtatgtgtatgtatgtCCAGTAAATCGTTAACTATCTAGCCGAAAACAATGCGTGTGTTCTATCGCTAATATCTCTACTATTATTCAACGTGGTAAAATTAGGAACAGTTGTTATGTATAATCGAGAGAAATTTCAGTAAGACCTATACTTTCAGCTGCATACGAGAATGTAACGACTTATACAGATTTGTTCAACGATTTGCACAGTAAAATGAGGACCCCAATGTTTaaactctttttcttttcctcaACAGTGACGCTTAACTAAACATTGCATATCTTACACATTTACGTCAAcgcatatacaatatatatataaacgcGAGAAAATGAAGGAACAAATCAATGATAAAGATTTATGAAACACAACGAAGATAAAATGATTGACAATATATTACAATATCGACGATTATGCGCGGTGTATACTGTTTATATGTTATAAGATTCGACTACTGTCTCAATGATATGTTACTGTAAAACTCATCGACATTAACATGCGAAGAGGTACTACAAACTAAAGAACAGTATTCGCCTGAATGATCGAAAAGAAAACATATTGGTCTTTGGTTTTTTCGGTCGGTATCTATAGTAAGAAGTAACACGTGACTTTCTTCGCCGTTCTCCGCGAGAAGATTTTAACATTACTTGTTCAATCGGTACAAAGAAAACGTTTAGATTCATTTGTTTCTCGAGAACGTGcagtatttgaaaaatgtacctCAAAATAACTACGTAATACGTTATTATCAGTCCATATATCAGGCAGCATTGCATTTATACCTGTGCTATGAAGTCGCGATATATATCTCTATATATAGTCGTTCGTTTAAGTCTCCGCCAACCATCAGATTATCTTCCCTCCTTCAGATCTCATAGAGCGAGCACGCTCTTAAAACCGAGTAATTAAAAGCCCAGACTCCCGAGGATTAAACGCGGCAATACTGATACTCGAAATTATTGCAGCTACGGTTATTGCGTCGCAATAATCTTCCACTAACGAGCGCTCAGGGAATGAGAGAAAGGAATGTCTTCCACGAAAGAATACTTTTTCAAATATAATGGATCCGCGTAATACCAACGTAAAGTTAAAATGTACTGATTCTCGTTTACGTTGCCCATGTACTTTGTTCGCTAAAATTGACTACCTCATAGTCGCTGAATGACGAACATCGTCTCGCTTCGCAATCAAAACGCGTCCTTTATATTCTGGAATTGTCTCACCGCCAGGTCCACCGGTAAATCGAACTTGTAGCTGGTAAGACGATCGAGAGTGTGAAACGCATCTTGGAAACCTGTTTGCAATAATAACAGAGTCAGGTTCGCCTCAGCGTTCATTTCAATATCCCATTATACCTGTTTTCACGACGTAACTCCACGATGCATAATGATTCTCAAGCAGGTACTGACACTGCAGGATCAGTTTCAACCAGGCGACGAGTTTCTTAGAGCTGAAATAAATCGTCGATCAGTTATGAATTTCGAAAAGACTTATACACCTACCCCTCGATTTATTATGTACGATCTACTTACTTCAGGGACGCGCATATGAACGCTTTAAAATGGGAATCGTAGCTTCTCTTGTAGGGGCTATGCGAGGCAATGATGTTCCCGATAGTCGTCAACAGgctctggaaattttaataATGTTTCAGACATTTACGCTGACAATTCGCAAGCATTGGATATCACGGGGAAGTACCTGTTTGGAGGACACGATTCTCCCAGTGAGATCTAGATTGAAGCTTTGCGATAATTTCTGCGCCGGACTAGAATTGTAACGGTGGCCGTTTTTAATTTCATAGTACTTCAGTATCAGCTCCCAGGCGTGCATTAAATTGGTAGTGGAGGAGTGTCGTTGCGGGAAGCAGCCCACAAATGGTACCACGCTATTGGCACGCACGTCGGCCATTAATCCGTGCTGCATTAAGTCTCGTATGGAGGTTGCTAAGTGCTTCCTCACGGCAGATGTTACTCTGGCGTTGCAATTGGACGAAGAATCGGAATCAGAGGCGTAATCGTTCTCGTTAatagcgtcgtcgtcgtccggaTGATTGACTTCCATGATCATCTCTATCACGTGTTCGACGGCTATGTCCAGCCTGGTTCTTAGGTCGCGCCATTTGTGTACCGAATTTTTCTTGAAGTTTCGCCGCACTCTTTCGCTTCCGCATCCCAACTGGGACACCAGGAACATGTGCAACAGAGCGACCACCTTCTTGACAGTATTGATCGTCTTCGTCGTGTTTTCCTCCTCTATCGGCTTCTTATTAAATGCACTCTTGGCATAAGAAGAGGAAGTTGCGGAGCCGCTAGTGTGCACCGGACAGGCACAGGTGCACGCTAGAGTCTCCGTGCTGACTTCCCCTTGAAGATAATTTATAAACCGCTCTAGATCCGTAATCTGCGTCTTCAGCTGAGACACCAGTTGTTCCTTCATTTTCAAAGGACTAACGATCTGCAAATTAGATCGATTAATTCTCTCCGATCCGCGAGGGAACCCTCGTTATTGCGTCCTACTAAGTCAAATGATTTACCTGACTTATAGCATAATCTACTTGCCATCTTAAATCGTCAACTGGTAGTTTGCAGAGCTCGTCGacgttaaaatttaatttctcttttAAATGACCTGGAAAACAGATGGTGGAGTATTAGTCTGGAGTCTGTGCGGAAGGTATCGGTTAAGCAGAACTTACTGATTATGATATTCTGCCGTTCTAATATCATGCTCTGCGGCAAATCTGCATCGCCTGTTTCGTACGCATACTTCTCTAGATCCTCCAACTGAGATTTCAGTTGGCATATCAGCTCTTTCTGCTTTGTTCTCTGCAGAGCCATTTTAGACTCGACATCAACATCATTAATCACTCCAGATATCTGTTAAATTGCACACACTGAGCAATCAGCTTCTCGTGTTTTCGTATTACCGTTTCAAACCAAAAAGAGAAATGTTAAAAAACGAGGCGAGGATTGAAAGCTCGAGAATAACAAAAGCATATGTAAAAAACAACGTGTataaaaacatttatttcccAATGTAACACAGGTATTACTTTGTCTACAAAACGGTTAAAACTTCATTAGAAAACAAGGGAAAAAATAATGTATCACAGATCTGTATGCATGTCAGCATTTTACAAGCAAAGCGAGTTGTATTAAAATAAGGCAAACACACAGAGGAAATGGTCGTGAGAAAAGAaccaaaacaaaacaaaaaaagagtGAAACTTAACTAGttaacactaaaaaaaaattaaaatactggCACTGTAGATTATTGCACAGCTTACGCTTTGCTTGCAGGACACTGGAGAGGTCGGAGTAATAGATCTACTATCAAGTGACAAATTATTCGGAACATCCGGGATTCCCCTAAATGCAAACTCTTCTAACTCCTTGAGCAACGCTTCCTTCTCGATGGTCGGCGCATCCACGATTTGTCTCAAACGGAACTGAACCTGGAGGAGCAAGATGGAACGGAGAAAATTGTCTTTCGTATTCAAGTACTTTAAGAAGCATTCAATACCTGGGCGAAATGAGTGGTAAGTGCAATGAGGGACGAGTTAAGCATCTCCTGCTCCTCCTCCAGCACCTTGAGCCTCTCCATATCGTACGACAAACTGCAAAAATAAAGATATTGCTTAATTATAGAAACTTGATTAAGTTGGTCCAGATCATTTGGCAGAAGGGTACTCACTTCTCCATGTTATCTACATATTTATATTCGTCGGCAAAATCATTGTCGCAGTCGTTCGCTCCGACTGGCGCCCACCTTTCCCCAGAGGGTCTGTCGCTTTCATCCGAATTCTCGATATCCTCTACCTCGCAACCCTTATGTTCCTCAGCACTCATTTTCTTATCGTCAACGATCTCGTCTTTTTTCTACAATCCGAGTTTACATTGATCGATTCCCCTTCTCAGAAACAGATCTCGGCGGAGTCGAACAAGACCTGTTCCTGCCTCCACTTTCTACATACCAGAAAATTGATTCCCCTTCGAGAACATCACAACGTTCTCAGTCTTCCACCTTTTCGTCACGTTTAATCCATTAATTAACTTCTGCGCACGTGTACGTCTGGAAACGTCACCGACTGTTGTCGATTAGGCACCCCTGCAAGGCGCGTTCTCAATGGTTCTCAAACCATTCTCGCCATCATGGATTTATGATGGCGTCAACAGTGTCAGCATAGAGTATAAAGAATACACTAAAGGCGACGTCTCTGTCGAAATTTTGTATGTCCTTATCTCTGCCATGTTGCCATGTTGCGGCAATATTTGCAACAAGATGTGCCGAATAATTCACAAAAATACATTGAATGATAGGTCTAtattatacctcgtctgtgatgaaACTTCGTGtacataaagaaaatattactaTAAGAAAGAATATGTCTGCCTTTTTTTTTAACCTACAAAATAAGAAGTTTCGTGAAACACGAAACCCcaaatggtgattggtctactcctatacttCGTCTGTGGTAGTAGATCTTCGTTCATGATTATTCTACCTGCGAGCGCATGCGCACCGCTCTTAAAAAACGCGGGAGTTTCGCTTCTTACCGTGCTCTATGCCTGGTCAAACTATTCCCCTTCCTCCCACCAGCATCTCTTGGATAGCCACAGTGTTTCTCAACTCGCTATCGGGTACGAATATTCAAATTCTTCGAGTTAAACTTTCTTATTGATCTTAACGAGTAGAATACATGCAAAATAAGATACACAATGAATGTATTAACAATTACAGACTGGCGATCGTAGAAGAAAGCAGTTCGCAACCGGAACAAGCGGATCGAAGTTAAACAAAGCGTACAGATTTGGGCGAATTTCAGCATCACTATGTATAGAACCGAGTAGGGATACATCATCCCCTCTCGGCATAAAGTTGCCAACAACGGTGCACCCTGGCATACATAGAATTGGCTCGCTTTTTACACGATAAAAATCTGGCTGTGATCGATTCAGGCTGCTACACCGAGACAACTCAATAACGGTTCATTAAACCGAAGCTCGATAGTTTTCGAGCGAACTTCGAACGCGACCCGCGCCAGGCGCCTGCTTCGAGAAGATAAATCGTCGCGGGACACCGTGTGAAGAAGTCATTATGAACGGACCATTACATTTCTTTGAAGGTTTTTCAGTCAATGAATAATAAGCCCGTACCTACTACGTTTGTTCGATAAATGCGTTCGGGACCGTTGTCGTTTGTGATaccgtcgttgtcgtcgtcgtcgtcgttaggACAACCACGGGGAACGATCGTCACCGATGAGTGAATAGCGAGATATGTTTATGAAAGAAGTCCTTGGGGAGGTCTATCGAATAACCTGCACCTCTTGACATCTACTCGGTGTCGATCGGTACATCGTCGCAGCCTATGCGATTCGTTCTCGATACTGATTTCGGAACGGGAAGACACTGTGTCGCGTGCCGTGGTCTTTCGCGATGATGCGGCCCGAAACGATCCTGGCGAAGCCGGCACGAAAGAAACGGACCGTCGACGCACCAATTGCCGAATGATTCCCGAGGACCCCATGGAACAATAGTCTTTAGCGAGTCAAGCGCTGTTTCGGACCTGTCTGCTTGCCATACGTGTATCGATGCTCTTGGGGAATCGTTCTTGAAGTATTATAGGTACTATCCTGGTTTCTCTCAATTTCTATCGATCACACTCTCCTTTTTAAATGCGGACCTTAAGGGTCGAGTTATACTCAGCCACGTCCGTCTCGAGGCATGGACAGAATTGCGGGCCTTCGTGCCATCCAGGATCCTGCGAGTCCCAGACGGACTTGTATAACTCCACCTTTAACTGTTTCGAACCATTGGAAGATTGAATTAATTCTAGATCATTGAATCGATTTATGGAATATTTTGAGTCAATGTTTGCTAatcgagataaaaattgttttccagTTATACATGAAATGGGTAGTGCTTGGTGGCAGTGCGCTGCATGTCTGAGAGCACAAGAAGAAGATATCTGCGAGCTGAACCTGAGTCACTGTAATCTTTACGATGTACCACCCGACGTGTTCATTTATGAAAGAACATTGGAAAAGCTCTGTCTGGATTGCAACAGAGTAACTATTAAGcttaatcgttttttttttttaaagatgttCGTCGAGAGTATTAACGATGCATCTTCTTGCAGATAAAGGATCTTCCAAGGCCACTGTTTCAGTGCCATGAATTACGAGTACTATCCCTTAGCGATAATGAAGTCACCACGTTACCACCCGCCATAGCGTCGTTAATCAACCTGGAATACCTAGACCTCAGtaaaaatagtattaaagaaTTACCGGACAGTATAAAAGAATGTAAAAACCTTCGTTCCATAGATATCAGTGTTAATCCTTTCGAACGTTTTCCCGATGCTATCACGCACATCGTTGAGCTCCGGGAATTATATATAAACGATGCATACATAGAATACTTGCCGGCTAACTTCGGTAGACTCTCGGCTCTCCGAACTCTGGAGCTCAGGGTGAATAACATGATGACATTACCAAAGAGCATGAGCCGTCTGATAAATTTGCAAAGACTCGATATTGGTAACAATGACTTCACTGAATTGGTAGGTCCCCCTTTCGCTTATGACACAGGAGAATAATTAGTTCTAATCGATTAATTGATTTTGCTCTGTTTCCAGCCGGAGGTTGTCGGGGATCTAGTCAATCTCACCGAACTGTGGATAGACGGGAACGATATCAAACGTATACCAGTGAACATCAATCAACTGTACCGTTTGAATCATTTCGACTGCACGATGAACACTATCCACGTGATCCCGTCGGAGATAGACGGCTGGCGAGATATTTCGATAATGCATCTTTCTTCCAATGAGATTTATCAGTTGCCGGACTCCCTGTGCTATCTGCGAACGAT from Halictus rubicundus isolate RS-2024b chromosome 8, iyHalRubi1_principal, whole genome shotgun sequence encodes:
- the LOC143356748 gene encoding RUN domain-containing protein 1 — its product is MSAEEHKGCEVEDIENSDESDRPSGERWAPVGANDCDNDFADEYKYVDNMENLSYDMERLKVLEEEQEMLNSSLIALTTHFAQVQFRLRQIVDAPTIEKEALLKELEEFAFRGIPDVPNNLSLDSRSITPTSPVSCKQSISGVINDVDVESKMALQRTKQKELICQLKSQLEDLEKYAYETGDADLPQSMILERQNIIISHLKEKLNFNVDELCKLPVDDLRWQVDYAISQIVSPLKMKEQLVSQLKTQITDLERFINYLQGEVSTETLACTCACPVHTSGSATSSSYAKSAFNKKPIEEENTTKTINTVKKVVALLHMFLVSQLGCGSERVRRNFKKNSVHKWRDLRTRLDIAVEHVIEMIMEVNHPDDDDAINENDYASDSDSSSNCNARVTSAVRKHLATSIRDLMQHGLMADVRANSVVPFVGCFPQRHSSTTNLMHAWELILKYYEIKNGHRYNSSPAQKLSQSFNLDLTGRIVSSKQSLLTTIGNIIASHSPYKRSYDSHFKAFICASLNSKKLVAWLKLILQCQYLLENHYASWSYVVKTGFQDAFHTLDRLTSYKFDLPVDLAVRQFQNIKDAF